A genome region from Arthrobacter sp. SLBN-100 includes the following:
- a CDS encoding universal stress protein yields the protein MSGVVVVGVDGSESARKAAEAARNLAASLGASLHVVTAFETESAETFGVGSDKVRISNADSAEIVANDLGKSGQRVEITHSAARGKPADALIKEAIRLDAKVIVVGNRRMRGIGRLLGSVANSVAHNAPCDVYIANTYDD from the coding sequence ATGAGTGGAGTAGTTGTTGTAGGCGTGGATGGCAGTGAGTCGGCAAGGAAAGCCGCGGAGGCTGCACGGAACCTGGCGGCCTCGCTGGGAGCTTCACTGCACGTAGTGACCGCCTTCGAGACCGAGAGCGCCGAGACCTTCGGCGTCGGGTCGGACAAGGTGAGGATTTCCAACGCGGACAGCGCCGAAATCGTTGCCAACGATTTGGGCAAATCGGGACAGCGTGTGGAGATCACCCACTCGGCCGCCCGCGGCAAACCGGCTGATGCGCTGATCAAGGAAGCCATCCGCCTGGACGCGAAGGTCATCGTGGTAGGAAACCGCAGGATGCGCGGCATCGGCCGGCTCCTGGGCAGCGTCGCCAACAGCGTGGCGCACAACGCCCCCTGCGACGTCTACATCGCCAACACGTACGACGACTAA
- the chvE gene encoding multiple monosaccharide ABC transporter substrate-binding protein, producing MRIRKLLGAVAVALAVTVGATGCGSRGGTTEPGASANPSESLVGISMPTQTSERWIADGGNVEKSLKDLGYKTDLQFANDDIPTQVSQIENMLTKGAKALIIAAIDGTTLTDVLAKAKEQNVKVIAYDRLINGTPNVDYYTTFDNYTVGVQQATSLLTGLGLVDASGKKVDGKGPFNIELFAGSPDDNNANFFWTGAMDTLKPYMDAGTLKVPSGQTKFEQAAILRWQAPVAQKRMEDVLTAAYSSGTKLDGVLSPYDGLSIGIISALTSTGGYTKGDLPVVTGQDAEKGSVKSIIAGEQYSTIFKDTRQLGSQAVKMVDALLKGQEPEVNDTKTYNNKVKVVPAYLLKSVIITKDNYKKELIDSGYYKDADVK from the coding sequence GTGAGAATTAGGAAACTCCTGGGCGCCGTTGCAGTGGCCCTCGCAGTCACAGTGGGTGCCACAGGCTGCGGCTCCCGGGGCGGCACCACTGAACCGGGCGCCTCGGCAAACCCCAGCGAATCCCTCGTTGGAATCTCGATGCCCACGCAAACTTCAGAACGCTGGATCGCCGATGGCGGAAATGTGGAAAAGTCCCTGAAGGACCTGGGCTACAAAACCGACCTGCAGTTCGCCAACGATGACATCCCCACGCAGGTATCGCAGATCGAGAACATGCTCACCAAGGGTGCCAAGGCGCTCATCATCGCTGCCATCGACGGCACCACGCTCACCGATGTCCTCGCCAAGGCGAAGGAACAGAACGTCAAGGTCATCGCCTACGACCGCCTCATTAACGGCACCCCCAACGTGGACTACTACACCACGTTCGACAACTACACCGTAGGCGTGCAGCAGGCAACGTCCCTGCTGACCGGGCTTGGCCTGGTCGATGCCAGCGGCAAGAAGGTGGACGGCAAGGGCCCGTTCAACATTGAGCTTTTCGCCGGCAGCCCGGACGACAACAACGCCAACTTCTTCTGGACCGGCGCCATGGACACCCTGAAGCCGTACATGGACGCCGGTACCCTCAAGGTGCCCAGCGGCCAGACCAAGTTCGAGCAGGCCGCCATCCTGCGCTGGCAGGCCCCTGTTGCACAGAAGCGCATGGAGGACGTCCTCACCGCTGCCTACAGCTCCGGCACCAAGCTCGACGGCGTGCTCTCCCCCTACGACGGCCTCTCCATCGGCATCATCTCCGCGCTGACCAGCACCGGTGGCTACACCAAGGGCGACCTGCCCGTCGTCACCGGCCAGGACGCTGAAAAGGGCTCCGTGAAGTCCATCATCGCCGGAGAACAGTACTCCACCATCTTCAAGGACACCCGGCAGCTGGGTTCCCAGGCAGTCAAGATGGTTGATGCCCTGCTGAAGGGCCAGGAGCCCGAGGTCAACGACACCAAGACCTACAACAACAAGGTCAAGGTTGTTCCGGCCTACCTGCTCAAGTCCGTGATCATCACCAAGGACAACTACAAGAAGGAACTGATCGACTCGGGCTACTACAAAGACGCCGACGTCAAGTAA
- a CDS encoding MurR/RpiR family transcriptional regulator — protein MNTNAAEVQASQLGANGSSGAGNSSQAWLGDAIPDVPLTKSQSRVVEVITRNPQLSSYADIAEIAQRADVNNSTVVRAAQHLGYRGWPDFQRELRSRYLVMISTEDTLTEHGEHRSPLHDALNHDIENLRLTLESNTADEAEAAIAAMAAAKSITVVGIGSFAGPASVMAHLGSTMGYPISLENRGGVHLASSTNTLGAGDVLVVINMWRSVRQVIVAAEAAKAAGATVVAISDMRRGRLAAAADHLLVVASEGISFFQSVTAANSLVYGLLAGMEAAHPERSRAAIRRTQQLWKDLDIYLD, from the coding sequence TTGAACACGAATGCCGCAGAAGTGCAGGCCTCCCAGCTTGGAGCCAACGGCAGCAGCGGTGCCGGGAACAGCTCCCAGGCATGGCTCGGCGACGCGATCCCGGATGTTCCACTTACCAAATCGCAAAGCCGGGTCGTGGAGGTCATCACCCGCAATCCGCAGCTCTCCTCCTACGCGGACATCGCAGAGATTGCCCAGCGCGCAGACGTCAACAATTCCACCGTGGTCCGCGCAGCCCAGCATTTGGGCTACCGCGGCTGGCCGGATTTCCAGCGAGAACTCCGCTCGCGCTACCTCGTGATGATTTCCACCGAGGACACCCTCACCGAGCACGGCGAACACCGCAGTCCCCTGCACGACGCACTGAACCACGACATTGAAAACCTCCGGCTGACCCTCGAATCGAATACGGCAGACGAAGCCGAGGCCGCCATTGCGGCAATGGCCGCTGCAAAGTCCATCACCGTCGTCGGGATTGGCTCCTTCGCCGGACCCGCGAGCGTGATGGCCCACCTCGGCTCCACGATGGGATACCCCATCTCACTGGAAAACCGCGGCGGCGTCCACCTGGCGTCAAGCACCAACACCCTTGGCGCCGGCGACGTGCTGGTGGTCATCAACATGTGGCGCTCCGTCCGGCAGGTCATCGTGGCCGCCGAAGCCGCCAAAGCCGCCGGTGCCACGGTCGTCGCCATCAGCGATATGCGCCGCGGCCGCCTCGCAGCCGCGGCCGACCACCTGTTGGTGGTGGCCTCGGAGGGCATCTCCTTCTTCCAGTCGGTCACCGCCGCGAACTCGCTGGTCTACGGGTTGCTGGCTGGAATGGAGGCAGCCCACCCCGAGCGCAGCCGCGCCGCCATCCGCCGGACCCA
- the mmsA gene encoding multiple monosaccharide ABC transporter ATP-binding protein, whose translation MNTPILQMRGITKTFPGVKALQDVTLDVNRGEVHAICGENGAGKSTLMKVLSGVYPHNSFDGEILFENEPCNFYSISDSEKRGIVIIHQELALSPYLSIAENIYLGNEQAKNGWVDWRKTNLEAAKLLARVGLDENPVTPVQHISVGKQQLVEIAKALSKEVKLLILDEPTAALNDEDSGHLLDLILHLKGQGITSIIISHKLNEIRRVADAVTIIRDGKTIETLRLDEGQITQERIIRGMVGRDLDSLYPDRNPTIGEEVLRIEDWSVRHPQDHSRMVVHNASLFVRKGEVVGLAGLMGAGRTELAMSVFGRTYGTAMSGKVYKYGEEINTSTVSKAIGNGIAYATEDRKQYGLNLIEDIKRNISMAALRKLVKGGWVDKNQETMVANGYRESMNIKAPSVAAITGKLSGGNQQKVVLSKWMFSDPDVLILDEPTRGIDVGAKFEIYTIIAKLAAEGKAVIVISSELPELLGICDRIYTLSAGHITGEVPIAEATQETLMHYMTKEKE comes from the coding sequence ATGAATACACCCATTCTTCAAATGCGAGGAATCACTAAGACCTTCCCGGGCGTAAAGGCCCTCCAGGACGTCACCTTGGACGTCAACCGGGGCGAGGTCCACGCCATTTGCGGCGAGAACGGGGCGGGAAAGTCCACCCTCATGAAAGTCCTGTCCGGCGTCTACCCGCACAACTCCTTCGACGGGGAAATCCTTTTCGAAAATGAGCCCTGCAACTTCTACAGCATCAGCGACAGCGAGAAGCGCGGCATTGTCATCATTCACCAGGAACTCGCCCTCAGCCCCTACCTGTCGATCGCCGAAAACATTTACCTCGGGAACGAACAAGCCAAAAACGGCTGGGTGGATTGGCGGAAGACCAACCTCGAGGCTGCAAAACTCCTGGCCCGGGTGGGCCTGGACGAAAACCCTGTCACCCCGGTCCAGCACATCAGCGTAGGCAAGCAGCAGTTGGTGGAGATCGCCAAGGCGCTGTCCAAGGAAGTTAAGCTCCTCATCCTGGACGAGCCCACAGCTGCGCTCAATGATGAAGACTCGGGCCATCTCCTGGACCTGATACTTCACTTGAAGGGCCAGGGAATCACCAGCATCATCATTAGCCACAAGCTCAACGAGATCCGCAGGGTAGCAGACGCCGTCACCATCATCCGTGACGGCAAGACCATCGAGACCCTCCGCCTGGATGAAGGCCAGATCACTCAGGAACGGATTATTCGCGGCATGGTGGGCCGGGACCTGGACAGCCTCTACCCTGACAGGAACCCCACTATCGGCGAGGAAGTCCTTCGGATTGAGGACTGGTCTGTCCGGCATCCCCAGGACCATTCCCGCATGGTGGTGCACAACGCGAGCCTGTTCGTCCGCAAGGGCGAAGTGGTGGGGCTTGCCGGCCTGATGGGTGCGGGCAGGACAGAGCTGGCAATGAGCGTTTTCGGGCGCACCTACGGCACCGCGATGTCCGGGAAGGTCTACAAGTACGGTGAGGAAATCAACACGTCCACAGTTTCCAAGGCGATCGGGAACGGCATCGCCTATGCCACGGAGGACCGTAAGCAGTACGGCCTGAACCTCATTGAGGACATCAAGCGGAACATTTCCATGGCTGCGCTGCGGAAGCTGGTCAAGGGCGGCTGGGTGGACAAGAACCAGGAAACCATGGTGGCCAACGGCTACCGCGAAAGCATGAACATCAAGGCACCGTCGGTGGCCGCCATCACCGGCAAACTCTCCGGCGGGAACCAGCAGAAAGTGGTGCTGAGCAAGTGGATGTTCTCGGACCCGGACGTGCTGATCCTCGATGAACCTACCCGGGGTATCGACGTCGGCGCCAAATTCGAGATCTACACCATCATCGCCAAGCTGGCCGCGGAGGGAAAAGCTGTCATCGTCATTTCTTCCGAACTGCCTGAACTCCTGGGCATCTGCGACCGGATCTACACTCTCTCGGCCGGCCACATCACTGGCGAGGTGCCCATTGCCGAAGCAACCCAGGAAACACTCATGCACTACATGACCAAAGAGAAGGAATAG
- a CDS encoding GOLPH3/VPS74 family protein — translation MDAESPKAWELSLPQAFLLLATNDADGGAEISQPVLQAGVAGAILAELDLLGAIELQGKHVRVSGAPVPAAVQHHLELVRHKSRPHSPHRWVSILESRAEVHRIYEELAAQGVVKHVGEKRLGLFRITRYPEQDHAPKAALLKEVEAGLGGGTADARTTALIGLLHVTGLLEKLFADADRHRAREIANSQWPSHAVAEEIRMITLAEAEAAT, via the coding sequence ATGGATGCTGAATCTCCCAAGGCCTGGGAGCTGAGCCTTCCCCAGGCATTCCTCCTTCTGGCAACAAACGACGCCGACGGCGGGGCCGAAATTTCCCAGCCCGTTCTTCAGGCCGGTGTAGCCGGGGCAATCTTGGCGGAGCTGGATCTGCTCGGTGCCATCGAACTGCAGGGCAAGCACGTCAGAGTCTCTGGCGCCCCTGTACCCGCCGCGGTTCAGCACCACCTGGAGCTCGTCCGGCATAAATCCAGGCCGCACTCTCCCCATCGCTGGGTTTCAATCCTGGAAAGCCGTGCCGAGGTGCATCGCATTTACGAGGAGCTGGCGGCGCAGGGCGTCGTGAAGCACGTAGGCGAAAAGCGCCTGGGCCTGTTCAGGATCACGCGGTATCCGGAGCAGGACCACGCCCCGAAGGCGGCACTCCTCAAGGAAGTTGAGGCCGGGCTGGGAGGGGGAACAGCCGATGCGCGGACCACTGCCTTGATCGGACTGCTGCACGTGACGGGGCTGCTGGAGAAGCTGTTTGCCGATGCTGATCGTCACCGGGCCAGGGAAATAGCCAACAGCCAATGGCCCTCCCACGCAGTTGCCGAGGAAATCCGCATGATCACGCTCGCGGAGGCGGAGGCCGCAACATAG
- a CDS encoding DUF5671 domain-containing protein, translated as MTSPATTTASTAGSTVITLRRLIQYILLFALVVIAASGISGLLERLFTSGPVLASADVAGLARSLTFTLIGGPIALLLWWFIWKRLEDESERRAAEWGLYLTGMYAVSLIISTTSLLGLASSLIGRTGSQWAPPLANALVWAAVCVWHRWMWKRPDRPSAHLEDVRAIVGSIFGLVLGAGAAITALSGLFDVAIRGLPLTATVEPWWFPVLRSLVWATGGITVWWWHWFREGGRRFTTGLVDVTIIALGIFAAGITALGGGGVILFVVLRLGFDPTDPASELLEPLAPALAAALIGALIWRYHRTAAAGRSPGAKRAGLLVTSAVALAAAASGVGVIINATLAAAVSPLAGGATRTLLLGGISSLLVGAPVWWLAWKPTRQPQSADDIPPGRRVYLVAFFGVSAVVALIALLVIGYRLFEFLLGDVSGGSLLDRVRAPFGLLVAAALVAGYHFALWRRDRALLAAVEHVKKRTLEQVTLVTGQQQDADALAKRIAEVTGGARVTIWLRADDGGSALPAPGTGSGGTASAAAEEAVQQVAVALEEVTAVHVLVVLGPGARLEVIPLAAGSRR; from the coding sequence ATGACGTCCCCCGCAACGACGACGGCGTCCACGGCGGGCAGTACGGTTATCACCCTGCGCCGGCTGATCCAGTACATCCTGCTCTTTGCCCTGGTGGTGATCGCTGCCTCCGGTATCAGCGGATTGCTGGAGCGCCTTTTCACTTCGGGGCCGGTCCTGGCGTCCGCCGATGTGGCCGGCCTGGCCCGGTCACTCACCTTTACTCTTATTGGCGGGCCTATTGCCCTGCTTCTGTGGTGGTTCATCTGGAAGAGGCTCGAGGATGAATCAGAACGCAGGGCTGCAGAATGGGGCCTCTACCTCACCGGAATGTATGCTGTTTCGCTCATCATCTCTACTACTTCGCTCCTGGGCCTGGCGTCGTCCCTGATCGGCAGGACGGGGAGCCAGTGGGCGCCGCCGCTGGCAAATGCCCTTGTCTGGGCTGCCGTTTGCGTGTGGCACCGGTGGATGTGGAAGCGCCCGGACAGGCCCTCCGCGCATTTGGAGGACGTCCGGGCCATCGTGGGATCCATTTTTGGACTGGTGCTGGGAGCCGGGGCCGCTATTACGGCCCTCAGCGGCCTGTTTGACGTCGCTATCCGCGGCCTCCCGCTGACGGCGACTGTTGAGCCCTGGTGGTTCCCGGTGCTCCGATCGCTGGTGTGGGCAACAGGCGGAATCACCGTCTGGTGGTGGCACTGGTTCAGGGAGGGCGGCCGGCGCTTCACGACAGGCCTCGTGGACGTTACCATCATCGCCCTCGGCATCTTTGCCGCGGGCATCACGGCACTCGGCGGAGGCGGCGTGATCCTGTTCGTGGTCCTGAGGCTCGGGTTTGACCCGACGGACCCGGCCAGCGAACTGCTCGAACCTCTCGCTCCGGCGCTGGCAGCAGCCCTCATCGGCGCACTCATCTGGCGCTATCACCGCACTGCTGCGGCCGGACGTTCCCCCGGCGCAAAGCGCGCCGGCCTCCTGGTCACCTCGGCTGTCGCCTTGGCGGCGGCCGCATCCGGTGTCGGCGTCATCATCAACGCGACACTCGCAGCGGCTGTATCACCGCTGGCGGGCGGAGCCACCCGCACATTGCTCCTGGGCGGCATCAGTTCGCTCCTGGTTGGAGCCCCCGTGTGGTGGCTGGCCTGGAAGCCCACCAGGCAACCGCAGTCCGCCGATGATATTCCGCCCGGCCGCCGGGTCTACCTCGTCGCATTCTTTGGTGTCAGTGCGGTGGTGGCACTGATCGCCCTCCTCGTGATCGGCTACCGGCTCTTCGAATTCCTGCTCGGGGACGTGTCCGGCGGAAGCCTGCTTGACCGCGTCCGCGCACCGTTCGGCCTCCTGGTGGCCGCGGCGCTTGTTGCCGGCTACCACTTCGCCCTGTGGCGGCGGGACCGTGCGCTCCTCGCCGCGGTGGAGCACGTGAAGAAAAGAACGCTGGAACAGGTAACCCTCGTCACCGGGCAACAACAGGACGCGGATGCCTTGGCCAAGCGCATCGCTGAAGTCACCGGCGGTGCCAGGGTCACCATCTGGCTGCGTGCTGACGACGGCGGCTCTGCCCTACCGGCGCCGGGCACCGGTTCCGGCGGGACTGCTTCCGCAGCGGCGGAGGAGGCAGTCCAGCAGGTGGCGGTTGCGCTGGAGGAAGTCACTGCTGTCCACGTCCTGGTGGTTCTTGGCCCGGGTGCGCGGCTGGAGGTCATCCCGCTGGCCGCTGGTTCACGGCGCTAA
- the mmsB gene encoding multiple monosaccharide ABC transporter permease: protein MSALRESLGFLTSRLRQVGIFVALILIVLLFQVLTNGILLQPQNVTNLVVQNSYILILAIGMVMVIIAGHIDLSVGSIAGFIGAVAGVMIVHWGWAWWLAIPACLLVGALVGAWQGYWIAYVGIPAFIVTLAGMLIFRGLTLITLKNQQITPFPAELRALGGGFLPDISGGTSVLEWLTVILGVGATVALLIQALKERRIRRKFDLENEPMAWFVTKTTFIALLMLVITFLLASYRGTPIVLIVLAVLVIAYTALMNNSVFGRHTYAIGGNLHAAELSGVKTKAVTFRLFVNMGVLAALAGLVFTARLNSAQPAGGTGFELDSIAAAFIGGAAVQGGIGTVAGAMIGGLIMGVLNNGMSILGLGTDYQQLIKGLVLLLAVGFDIFNKNRTGGGTSITSRFQKKPAPPAAAEAASPDDRSAPVVVDASK, encoded by the coding sequence ATGTCCGCCCTACGAGAATCCCTCGGCTTCCTGACAAGCCGCCTCCGGCAGGTTGGCATCTTCGTTGCCCTGATCCTGATTGTCCTGCTGTTCCAGGTTTTGACCAACGGCATCCTCCTGCAACCCCAGAACGTCACCAATCTGGTGGTCCAGAACAGCTACATCCTCATCCTCGCCATCGGCATGGTCATGGTCATCATTGCCGGCCATATCGATCTCTCGGTGGGTTCGATCGCCGGATTTATCGGCGCCGTTGCCGGCGTGATGATCGTCCACTGGGGATGGGCCTGGTGGCTCGCCATCCCGGCCTGCCTTCTGGTCGGAGCGCTCGTCGGGGCTTGGCAGGGTTACTGGATCGCCTACGTCGGCATTCCGGCGTTCATCGTCACGCTGGCAGGCATGCTGATCTTCCGCGGCCTGACCCTGATAACGCTCAAGAACCAGCAGATCACCCCCTTCCCCGCCGAACTCCGCGCCCTGGGCGGCGGATTCCTGCCTGACATCTCCGGCGGCACGTCGGTGCTGGAATGGTTAACCGTCATCCTGGGCGTCGGAGCCACTGTGGCACTGCTCATCCAGGCGCTCAAGGAACGCCGCATCCGGCGGAAGTTCGACCTTGAAAACGAGCCAATGGCCTGGTTCGTCACCAAGACAACCTTTATCGCGCTTCTCATGCTGGTCATCACGTTCCTCCTTGCGAGCTACCGCGGTACCCCGATCGTCCTGATCGTGCTGGCCGTCCTGGTGATCGCGTACACGGCGCTGATGAACAACAGCGTCTTTGGCCGCCACACATATGCCATCGGTGGAAACCTCCACGCCGCCGAACTGTCCGGCGTTAAGACCAAAGCCGTCACCTTCCGTCTCTTCGTCAACATGGGTGTCCTGGCAGCCCTCGCCGGCCTGGTCTTCACTGCACGGCTCAACTCGGCCCAGCCGGCCGGTGGTACAGGCTTCGAGCTGGACTCCATTGCCGCGGCGTTCATCGGCGGCGCCGCGGTCCAAGGCGGCATCGGAACAGTGGCAGGCGCCATGATCGGCGGCCTGATTATGGGCGTCCTGAACAACGGAATGTCCATCCTGGGCCTCGGTACCGATTACCAGCAGCTCATCAAGGGACTGGTCCTGCTCCTCGCCGTAGGCTTCGACATCTTCAACAAGAACCGCACAGGCGGCGGCACCAGCATCACCAGCCGCTTCCAAAAGAAGCCGGCGCCTCCGGCCGCCGCGGAAGCGGCATCACCTGATGACCGATCCGCCCCGGTTGTAGTAGACGCATCCAAATAG
- a CDS encoding putative quinol monooxygenase gives MPVVVTAIFTPKEGAFDQVVKALTPAIAEVHEEEGCLLYAIHEAPNGQIVMIEKWESAELLDAHGAGGAVKRLNASLDGLLEVPVEVTRLAPIPAGTGHQGVL, from the coding sequence ATGCCCGTTGTTGTCACCGCCATATTCACCCCCAAGGAAGGCGCCTTTGACCAGGTGGTCAAGGCCCTCACCCCGGCAATCGCCGAAGTCCACGAAGAGGAAGGCTGCCTGCTCTACGCCATCCACGAAGCACCGAATGGCCAGATCGTCATGATCGAAAAATGGGAAAGCGCCGAACTGCTCGATGCGCACGGTGCGGGGGGCGCGGTCAAGCGCCTCAACGCTTCCCTGGACGGGCTGCTCGAAGTTCCCGTGGAGGTCACCCGGCTTGCGCCCATCCCTGCAGGTACCGGGCACCAAGGCGTGCTGTAG